In one Nicotiana tomentosiformis chromosome 6, ASM39032v3, whole genome shotgun sequence genomic region, the following are encoded:
- the LOC138894119 gene encoding uncharacterized protein, whose product MTFEGNEINGVTFSAAKKTKVSVTHSKRLREVAEDDITFTGEDADGLLLPHNDTLVISLNILNFKIKRVLVALGSSTNIIQWRVLEREKLTGSIIPVTKLLVGFNLESVTTRREIMLPTNAEEVTKTTLFEVVDGNMGYNIILSRSWLHEMKVVPSIYH is encoded by the coding sequence ATGACTTTCGAAGGGAATGAAATCAATGGTGTAACCTTCTCGGCGGCCAAGAAGACAAAAGTATCGGTGACTCAcagcaagagactccgggaagtcgccGAAGACGACATCACCTTCACGGGGGAAGACGCCGACGGACTTCTTCTGCCACATAATGACaccctggtaatttctcttaatattCTAAATTTcaagattaaacgtgttttggttgCCCTAGGAAGTTCAAccaacatcattcaatggagagtattggaacgAGAAAAATTAACCGGAAGTATCATTCCAGTAACAAAGCTCCTCGTCGGGTTCAACTTGGAAAGTGTGACAACCCGAAGGGAGATCATGCTGCCCACAAACGCCGAAGAGGTTACAAAGACCACCTTATTTGAAGTGGTAGACGGAAACATGGGCTACAACATAATTCTCAGTAGATCATGGTTACATGAGATGAAGGTCGTACCATCAATATATCACTAA